A window of the Streptomyces sp. Ag109_O5-10 genome harbors these coding sequences:
- the alc gene encoding allantoicase gives MTAIPTFTGDAHPYSGGDPYADYRTADFPFTQYANLADRQLGAGVIAANDEFFAQRENLLVPGRAEFDPEHFGHKGKIMDGWETRRRRGVSAGHPWPTAEDHDWALVRLGAAGVVRGIVVDTAHFRGNYPQAVSVEGTSVAGSPSPEELLGDDVKWTTLVPRTPVGGHAANGFAVSVEQRFTHLRVNQHPDGGIARLRVYGEVVPDPEWLTVLGTFDVAALEHGGRVEDASDLFYSPATNTIQPGRSRKMDDGWETRRRRDQGNDWIRYRLVAQSQIRAIGIDTAYLKGNSAGWASVSVRDGEDGEWREILPRTRLQPDTDHRFVLATPAVGTHARVDIFPDGGISRLRLFGTPTKAGAAALTARHRELS, from the coding sequence TTGACGGCGATCCCGACCTTCACCGGCGACGCGCACCCCTACTCCGGCGGCGACCCGTACGCGGACTACCGCACCGCCGACTTCCCCTTCACCCAGTACGCCAACCTCGCCGACCGGCAGCTCGGGGCCGGTGTCATCGCCGCCAACGACGAGTTCTTCGCCCAGCGGGAGAACCTGCTGGTGCCGGGGCGGGCCGAGTTCGACCCCGAGCACTTCGGGCACAAGGGCAAGATCATGGACGGCTGGGAGACACGCCGCCGCCGCGGGGTCTCGGCCGGCCACCCCTGGCCCACCGCCGAGGACCACGACTGGGCCCTGGTCCGGCTCGGCGCCGCCGGCGTCGTCCGCGGGATCGTCGTCGACACGGCCCACTTCCGCGGCAACTACCCGCAGGCGGTGTCGGTCGAGGGCACGTCGGTCGCGGGCTCGCCGTCCCCGGAGGAACTGCTCGGCGACGACGTGAAGTGGACGACCCTCGTCCCCCGCACCCCCGTCGGCGGCCACGCGGCGAACGGCTTCGCCGTCTCCGTCGAACAGCGCTTCACCCACCTCCGCGTCAACCAGCACCCCGACGGCGGCATCGCGCGCCTGCGCGTGTACGGCGAGGTGGTGCCCGACCCCGAGTGGCTCACCGTGCTCGGCACCTTCGACGTGGCCGCCCTGGAGCACGGTGGCCGGGTGGAGGACGCCTCTGACCTCTTCTACTCGCCCGCGACCAACACCATCCAGCCCGGCCGCTCCCGCAAGATGGACGACGGCTGGGAGACGCGCCGCCGCCGCGACCAGGGCAACGACTGGATCCGCTACCGCCTGGTCGCCCAGTCCCAGATCCGGGCGATCGGGATCGACACGGCGTACCTGAAGGGCAACAGCGCGGGCTGGGCGTCCGTGTCGGTACGGGACGGCGAGGACGGCGAGTGGCGCGAGATCCTCCCGCGCACCCGCCTCCAGCCGGACACCGATCACCGCTTCGTCCTGGCCACCCCCGCCGTGGGCACGCACGCGCGCGTGGACATCTTCCCGGACGGCGGAATCTCCCGCCTGCGCCTGTTCGGCACACCGACGAAAGCGGGCGCGGCGGCCCTGACCGCAAGGCACCGCGAACTGTCCTGA